A region from the Vicia villosa cultivar HV-30 ecotype Madison, WI linkage group LG3, Vvil1.0, whole genome shotgun sequence genome encodes:
- the LOC131657848 gene encoding uncharacterized protein LOC131657848, translating into MAEGPRNRPLREYSTPSQLEPHKSIVNPAINRKDFELKPSLISAIQQRQFSGVPTDDPNEHLTKFIQFADTVIANGVTADAIRLRLFPFSLRDRAWAWLQSLPQNSVTTWEELKTVFLACYFPPSKTVALRAQINGFRQKDTESLFDAWERYKDMMRMCPHHGLEDWLVIHTFYNGLLYNTRLSIDAAAGGTLMDKPYDEAYQLIENMAQNHYQWGSERTPVEKSQTKGGILTLPPAATVAAITPNCELCGVLGHAAPECAILAGVSVDQVNYAQGNPYSNTYNPGWKNHPNFSYKNNNALFVPNQAPVVPPGYQKPAANIPNMPNVPRKSNLEIMMENFIATQAQQNKDFLNQNVHTGEQLKQLATKVDALATHNKMLETQIAQVAQQQATTSAPAGSFPGQPQPNPKGHANAITLRSGTELDGPIDPRLQNPTMYQKPDKATEKPREQPETEKEDENEEASEKEKPYVPPPPYKPPIPYPQRLAKSKNEGQFKKFVELLKQLNVTIPFTEAITQMPSYAKFLKEILSNKKKIVENETVTLTAEYKALCDLGASVSLMPLSICEKLKLGELRPTRMSLQLADRSVKFPVGMLENVPVRIGQFYIPTDFIIMDIKEDSNIPIILGRPFLATAGAIIDVKKGKLTFEVGEEKVEFILSQFFKAPAIDDSCCFLDVIDECVKEMEKQQNTYSEVLKIQMPPIFEDDNWREEYQDNNLSECLALTPDHIPCPKKPAIELKTLPKDLRYEFLDEELERPVIVNADLGQIETEKLLNVLRKYPTALGYNISDLKGISPSICMHRIMLEEECKTSQEHQRRINLILSDVVKKEVQKLLEAGIIYPISDSK; encoded by the exons ATGGCCGAAGGACCGCGAAACCGTCCACTCAGAGAATATTCCACCCCATCTCAACTAGAGCCCCACAAGAGCATCGTTAACCCTGCTATTAACCGAAAAGATTTCGAGCTGAAGCCATCATTGATATCAGCCATTCAACAACGTCAATTTTCCGGTGTTCCTACCGATGATCCTAACGAACATTTAACAAAGTTCATCCAATTTGCTGATACCGTGATAGCCAATGGAGTAACTGCCGATGCAATAAGACTACGCCTTTTTCCCTTCTCCCTGAGAGATAGAGCTTGGGCTTGGTTGCAATCCTTGCCACAAAATTCTGTCACGACGTGGGAAGAATTGAAGACTGTTTTCTTAGCATGTTATTTTCCTCCTAGCAAAACAGTTGCGTTACGAGCACAAATCAATGGATTCAGACAAAAGGACACTGAATCTCTTTTCGATGCATGGGAGCGATATAAGGACATGATGCGAATGTGCCCACATCACGGATTAGAAGACTGGCTCGTCATTCATACATTTTACAATGGACTGTTGTACAACACGAGGTTGTcaatagatgccgctgctggtgGCACGCTTATGGATAAGCCGTATGACGAAGCCTATCAACTAATTGAAAACATGGCTCAAAATCATTACCAATGGGGAAGCGAAAGAACTCCTGTGGAAAAATCTCAAACTAAAGGCGGAAT CTTGACCTTACCACCCGCAGCCACCGTGGCTGCTATAACTCCAAACTGCGAATTGTGTGGAGTTCTTGGACATGCTGCCCCCGAATGTGCTATTTTGGCAGGAGTCTCGGTTGATCAAGTTAACTACGCTCAAGGGAATCCGTATTCCAACACCTACAATCCTGGATGGAAGAATCATCCTAATTTTTCGTACAAAAATAACAACGCTCTGTTTGTCCCGAATCAAGCACCTGTTGTACCGCCAGGTTACCAAAAACCTGCTGCTAACATTCCTAATATGCCTAATGTTCCTAGAAAGTCTAACCTTGAAATTATGATGGAAAATTTCATTGCTACCCAAGCTCAACAAAATAAGGATTTCCTCAACCAAAATGTTCACACCGGTGAACAATTGAAGCAATTAGCAACTAAGGTAGATGCCCTAGCGACCCATAATAAGATGTTAGAAACTCAGATTGCTCAAGTGGCCCAACAACAAGCAACTACTTCCGCACCTGCTGGATCATTTCCTGGTCAACCACAACCCAATCCTAAAGGGCACGCTAATGccataacactacgaagtggaactgaGCTCGATGGACCAATCGATCCAAGGCTTCAGAACCCAACCATGTATCAGAAACCTGATAAAGCGACTGAAAAACCAAGAGAACAACCTGAAACTGAAAAGGAGGATGAGAATGAAGAGGCATCTGAAAAGGAGAAACCTTATGTGCCTCCCCCACCATATAAACCACCGATTCCATATCCTCAAAGACTTGCTAAGTCTAAGAATGAGGGCCAATTTAAGAAATTCGTAGAGCTTCTGAAGCAACTAAATGTTACCATTCCTTTCACAGAAGCTATTACCCAAATGCCCTCATATGCTAAGTTCCTCAAGGAGATCTTATCCAATAAGAAGAAGATAGTAGAGAATGAAACTGTTACACTAACTGCTGAGT ACAAAGCCTTATGTgatttaggagccagtgttagtttaATGCCTCTATCTATTTGTGAAAAACTCAAATTAGGTGAACTAAGACCAACAAGAATGTCATTGCAATTAGCTGACCGATCTGTCAAGTTTCCCGTAGGAATGCTTGAAAATGTACCTGTTCGTATAGGACAATTCTATATTCCTACTGACTTCATAATAATGGACATTAAAGAGGACTCTAATATCCCTATTATACTAGGAAGGCCATTCTTAGCAACTGCTGGTGCCATTATAGATGTCAAGAAAGGAAAGCTAACTTTCGAGGTCGGTGAAGAGAAAGTAGAGTTTATTCTCTCCCAATTCTTCAAAGCCCCAGCCATAGACGATTCCTGTTGTTTCTTGGACGTTATTGATGAATGCGTTAAAGAAATGGAGAAACAACAAAACACCTACTCTGAAGTTCTAAAAATACAAATGCCACCTATTTTCGAGGACgataactggcgtgaggaataccaAGATAACAATTTAAGTGAATGCCTAGCATTAACCCCTGATCATATTCCTTgccctaagaaacctgctatagaacttaaaacactacccAAAGATTTAAGGTATGAATTCCTAGATGAAGAACTTGAACGACCTGTTATAGTAAACGCAGACCTTGGACAGATTGAAACTGAAAAGTTACTCAATGTCCTTAGGAAATATCCGACCGCTTTAGGCTATAACATATCTGATCTAAAGGGAATAAGCCCCTCTATCTGCATGCATCGCATTATGCTCGAGGAAGAGTGTAAGACCTCGCAAGAACATCAAAGACGAATCAATCTGATTCTAAGCGATGTAGTgaaaaaggaagttcaaaagctgtTAGAAGCAGGA